One Roseburia rectibacter DNA window includes the following coding sequences:
- a CDS encoding glycoside hydrolase family 3 protein, whose protein sequence is MEKWQRSLYQPNLPLGADGTKVTASKAHITLSKEAAKEGMVLLKNNESLLPFQAGTKLALFGKGSFDYVKGGGGSGDVTVAYTTNLYEGFKKLPEKVEVYEALSDYYRKEVEKQYEAGAEPGMTVEPAFPEETAKKARAYTDTAVICISRFSGEGWDRKSSYDKEMDESVQTDPLLEKAERIFPDGDFYLTKEESAMVEQVQQLFPKVAVVMNVGGMVDTDWFAENEKIQAVLMAWQGGMEGGSAAAELLCGVGSPSGKLSDTFAKKLEDYPSSETFHESVKYVDYKEDIYVGYRYFETIPGADKAVNYPFGYGLSYTTFECALVSAEEKQGVIRVRVNVTNTGKYPGKEVMQLYAQAPQGVLGKAKRVLAAFEKTRLLAQGETQLLTLEAPVAQLASYDDLGKIQKSAYVLEKGKYQFYLGTSVRETEQVFCFTMPEDTVTEQLSAKLVPTSLAERMLSDGSFEKLPQSEPNDPDYSAIKRVPREESDGFSPAVRTLPGHQIWSQPYKKDAHIFMEVAEGKITLDEFVAQMTDEELAHILGGQPNTGVANTFGFGNMPEYGIPNIMTADGPAGLRIEKKCGVVTTAWPCATLLACTWNPDVVYQVGAAGAAEVKENNIAVWLTPAVNIHRSPLCGRNFEYYSEDPYLTGKMASAMVKGIQSKHIAATVKHFACNNKETNRKESDSRVSERAAREIYLKAFEIIVKEADPWCIMSSYNIVNGHRTSENRELLEDILRGEWNYQGMVTTDWWTSGEHYKEVKAGNDIKMACGFPESLLRAKEAGVLTREEMEICAKRILGLILKID, encoded by the coding sequence ATGGAAAAATGGCAAAGATCACTTTATCAACCCAACCTCCCTCTCGGAGCTGACGGCACCAAAGTCACCGCCTCAAAAGCACACATCACCCTGTCAAAAGAAGCCGCCAAAGAAGGCATGGTTCTTCTAAAGAACAATGAAAGCCTTCTCCCATTTCAGGCAGGCACCAAACTCGCCCTGTTTGGAAAAGGCAGTTTTGACTATGTCAAGGGTGGTGGCGGAAGCGGAGATGTAACCGTTGCTTATACGACAAATTTGTATGAGGGATTCAAGAAGCTGCCGGAAAAAGTAGAAGTGTATGAGGCACTCTCTGATTATTACCGTAAAGAGGTAGAAAAACAGTACGAGGCAGGAGCAGAACCGGGAATGACAGTAGAGCCTGCGTTTCCGGAAGAAACTGCAAAAAAAGCGAGAGCGTACACGGACACGGCAGTGATCTGCATCAGCCGTTTTTCCGGGGAAGGCTGGGACAGAAAGAGTTCTTATGATAAGGAGATGGATGAGTCGGTACAGACAGATCCGCTGCTGGAAAAGGCAGAGCGCATTTTTCCGGACGGAGACTTTTACCTGACGAAGGAAGAGAGCGCGATGGTGGAACAGGTGCAGCAGTTGTTCCCGAAGGTGGCAGTCGTTATGAATGTCGGCGGCATGGTCGATACGGACTGGTTTGCAGAAAATGAAAAAATTCAGGCGGTACTGATGGCATGGCAGGGGGGTATGGAAGGCGGAAGCGCAGCAGCAGAGCTTCTGTGCGGCGTCGGCAGCCCATCCGGAAAACTTTCCGACACATTTGCAAAGAAACTGGAAGACTATCCGTCATCGGAGACATTCCATGAATCGGTAAAATATGTCGATTATAAAGAAGATATCTACGTCGGCTACCGCTATTTTGAGACAATACCGGGGGCTGATAAAGCCGTCAATTATCCGTTTGGCTACGGTCTTTCCTACACGACTTTCGAGTGTGCGTTAGTATCTGCGGAAGAAAAACAGGGTGTGATCCGTGTGCGTGTCAATGTGACCAACACCGGAAAATATCCGGGAAAAGAAGTCATGCAGTTATATGCGCAGGCACCGCAGGGCGTACTTGGAAAGGCAAAGAGAGTCCTTGCAGCATTTGAAAAAACACGACTGTTAGCACAGGGAGAAACGCAGCTTCTGACGTTAGAGGCACCGGTGGCACAGCTTGCATCCTATGATGATCTGGGAAAAATTCAGAAATCTGCCTATGTGCTGGAAAAAGGTAAGTATCAGTTTTATCTTGGCACGTCCGTGAGGGAAACAGAGCAGGTATTTTGTTTTACAATGCCAGAGGATACCGTAACAGAGCAGCTTAGTGCAAAACTGGTTCCGACTTCACTTGCGGAGCGCATGCTCTCCGATGGAAGTTTTGAAAAACTGCCGCAGTCCGAACCGAATGATCCGGATTACTCCGCAATCAAACGTGTTCCGAGGGAGGAAAGCGATGGATTTTCACCGGCTGTCCGCACACTGCCGGGACATCAGATCTGGTCACAGCCGTATAAGAAAGACGCACATATTTTTATGGAAGTTGCAGAAGGAAAGATCACGCTGGACGAATTTGTGGCACAGATGACAGATGAGGAACTTGCGCATATTTTAGGCGGACAGCCGAATACCGGTGTGGCAAATACATTTGGATTTGGAAATATGCCGGAGTATGGAATCCCGAATATTATGACGGCGGACGGACCTGCCGGACTCCGCATTGAGAAAAAATGCGGCGTAGTTACGACGGCGTGGCCGTGTGCGACACTTTTAGCATGTACCTGGAACCCGGATGTGGTATATCAGGTTGGTGCAGCAGGTGCCGCTGAGGTGAAGGAAAATAACATTGCCGTCTGGCTGACGCCTGCAGTCAATATCCACAGAAGTCCGCTCTGCGGAAGAAACTTCGAGTATTATTCCGAAGACCCGTATCTGACCGGAAAAATGGCATCTGCAATGGTAAAGGGAATCCAGTCAAAACATATTGCCGCGACGGTCAAACATTTTGCATGCAACAATAAGGAGACAAACCGTAAGGAAAGCGATTCCAGAGTGTCCGAGCGGGCAGCAAGGGAGATTTATTTAAAGGCGTTTGAGATTATCGTAAAAGAGGCAGATCCGTGGTGCATTATGTCATCTTACAATATCGTAAACGGACACAGGACTTCTGAAAACCGTGAGCTTTTAGAGGACATCTTAAGAGGTGAGTGGAATTATCAGGGAATGGTCACGACCGACTGGTGGACAAGCGGTGAGCATTATAAAGAAGTAAAAGCGGGAAATGACATCAAGATGGCATGTGGATTCCCGGAGAGCCTGCTCCGCGCAAAAGAGGCAGGAGTGCTGACAAGAGAAGAGATGGAGATCTGCGCAAAGCGGATTTTAGGATTAATACTGAAAATCGACTGA
- a CDS encoding helix-turn-helix transcriptional regulator, with translation MKSPLCSGARLGTRKSGNRLSLTRTLRRHTDRRKARQNPRMPQINSPQKKGIPTTMTTHEIITSKPKLPVYFDIYQSDNQLVPSHWHAHVEILYISSGSMHVICREESFLLHTGDIFLVNSGDIHYTRTIGRTETYLLQIPFDFFNQMLPGFASIRFQEYFSAEKYKNDPVFCEMRDHLLTMGSLYKNEKNGYQFLFGSHLHHFLYILYTSYVLPQSQSTVSQDTKTLTRLKDIITYVERHYMEPLSLSDISDRFALNTEYFCRFFKKNMGFTFLEYVNMVRLSHIYSDLMQTGDSITQIMERHGFINYKVFNRMFKEVYGCLPSKVRHQ, from the coding sequence ATGAAATCGCCACTTTGTTCAGGTGCCCGCTTAGGAACACGAAAAAGCGGTAACCGGCTCAGCCTTACCCGGACACTCCGGCGCCATACAGACCGCAGGAAGGCTCGCCAAAACCCCCGCATGCCACAAATCAATTCCCCCCAGAAGAAAGGAATCCCCACCACCATGACCACCCACGAAATCATCACCTCCAAACCCAAACTCCCCGTCTACTTCGACATCTACCAGTCCGACAACCAGCTCGTGCCCAGCCACTGGCACGCACACGTTGAGATTTTATACATCTCCTCCGGTTCCATGCATGTCATCTGCCGCGAGGAATCCTTCCTGCTGCACACAGGCGATATCTTTCTGGTGAATTCCGGTGACATCCATTACACCCGCACGATCGGCAGAACGGAAACCTACCTGCTGCAGATCCCGTTTGACTTCTTTAACCAGATGCTTCCCGGTTTTGCCTCCATCCGTTTTCAGGAATACTTTTCTGCGGAAAAATATAAAAATGACCCCGTATTCTGCGAAATGCGGGATCACTTACTGACCATGGGTTCCTTATATAAAAATGAAAAAAATGGCTACCAGTTTTTATTTGGCAGCCACCTTCATCATTTTCTTTATATACTTTATACTTCTTACGTCCTGCCACAGTCACAGAGTACCGTCTCGCAGGATACCAAAACGCTCACAAGGCTAAAAGATATCATAACTTATGTGGAAAGGCATTATATGGAACCGCTCTCCCTCTCGGATATCTCAGACCGTTTTGCACTCAATACCGAATACTTCTGCCGTTTCTTTAAGAAAAACATGGGATTCACCTTCTTAGAATACGTCAACATGGTACGGCTTTCCCATATTTATTCTGACCTCATGCAGACCGGCGACAGCATTACACAGATCATGGAACGCCACGGTTTTATCAACTATAAGGTATTCAACCGTATGTTCAAAGAAGTATACGGCTGTCTGCCCTCGAAAGTCCGCCATCAGTAG
- the atpC gene encoding ATP synthase F1 subunit epsilon produces the protein MNTFSLKVIACDKVFYDGRCAQVVLPLHDGLKAIQAHHENMVFAVEVGEIRILEENGNTIYGVTGTGFAQIINNRATVIVDTCESPEEIDVRRAQEAKERAEEQLRQKQSIEEYHRSKASLARAMARLKVGSKDKPIGY, from the coding sequence ATGAATACATTTAGCTTAAAAGTAATTGCCTGTGACAAGGTATTTTACGATGGAAGATGTGCACAGGTAGTCTTGCCGCTCCATGATGGTTTAAAGGCGATCCAGGCGCACCATGAAAATATGGTGTTTGCCGTGGAGGTCGGAGAGATCCGTATCTTAGAGGAAAACGGAAACACGATCTACGGTGTTACGGGAACCGGGTTTGCGCAGATCATCAACAACCGTGCAACAGTCATTGTAGACACCTGTGAATCACCGGAGGAGATCGATGTAAGACGTGCGCAGGAAGCAAAAGAGCGTGCGGAAGAACAGCTCCGCCAGAAACAGAGCATTGAAGAGTATCATCGCTCCAAAGCCTCATTAGCGCGTGCTATGGCACGTCTTAAGGTGGGAAGCAAGGATAAACCGATCGGCTATTAA
- the atpD gene encoding F0F1 ATP synthase subunit beta, whose protein sequence is MKTGKIVQVMGPVVDVEFEDNDLPFIKDALEVDNGGKRCVMEVAQHIGNNTVRCIMLAASEGLHKDMEVVATGSGITVPVGQGTLGRLFNVLGDTLDGGKTLEGEKHWCIHRDPPSFEDQSPVVEVLETGIKVIDLLAPYAKGGKIGLFGGAGVGKTVLIQELIRNIATEHGGYSIFTGVGERSREGNDLWSEMKESGVLEKTALVFGQMNEPPGARMRVAETGLTMAEYFRDEEHQNVLLFIDNIFRFTQAGSEVSALLGRMPSAVGYQPTLATEMGELQERIASTKNGSVTSVQAVYVPADDLTDPAPATTFAHLDATTVLSRKIVEQGIYPAVDPLESNSRILEEDVVGKEHYETARRVQEILQKYTELQDIIAILGMEELSEEDKLVVYRARKIQKFLSQPFHVAENFTGVPGKYVPLKDTVRGFKAIVDGEMDEYPEAAFFNVGTIEDVIERAKTMGNTGSAS, encoded by the coding sequence ATGAAAACAGGAAAAATCGTGCAGGTCATGGGACCTGTAGTAGACGTTGAATTTGAAGATAATGACCTTCCGTTTATCAAAGATGCGCTTGAAGTAGACAACGGCGGAAAACGCTGTGTCATGGAAGTTGCACAGCACATCGGCAATAACACAGTACGTTGTATTATGTTAGCTGCCAGTGAGGGACTTCACAAGGACATGGAAGTTGTTGCTACGGGAAGCGGCATTACGGTTCCGGTCGGACAGGGCACATTGGGGCGTCTGTTCAATGTATTAGGAGATACCTTAGACGGCGGCAAGACTTTAGAGGGTGAGAAACACTGGTGTATCCACAGAGATCCGCCATCTTTCGAGGATCAGAGTCCGGTCGTTGAGGTACTTGAAACAGGAATCAAGGTCATCGACCTTTTAGCACCGTATGCAAAAGGTGGTAAGATCGGTCTGTTCGGTGGTGCCGGCGTTGGTAAAACGGTATTGATCCAGGAGCTGATCCGTAACATTGCAACCGAGCACGGCGGATATTCCATTTTTACCGGTGTCGGAGAGCGTTCAAGAGAGGGTAATGACCTCTGGTCCGAGATGAAAGAATCCGGCGTACTCGAAAAGACAGCCTTAGTGTTTGGTCAGATGAACGAGCCGCCAGGAGCACGTATGCGTGTTGCTGAGACAGGACTTACCATGGCAGAATATTTCCGTGATGAGGAGCATCAGAACGTGCTTTTATTCATTGATAATATTTTCCGTTTTACACAGGCTGGTTCTGAGGTATCCGCTCTGTTAGGACGTATGCCGTCAGCCGTTGGTTATCAGCCGACTTTAGCAACTGAGATGGGTGAATTACAGGAACGTATCGCATCAACCAAAAACGGTTCCGTTACTTCCGTACAGGCAGTCTATGTGCCTGCAGACGACTTAACTGACCCGGCGCCTGCAACGACATTCGCACATCTGGATGCAACGACCGTTCTTTCCAGAAAGATCGTAGAGCAGGGTATTTATCCGGCAGTTGATCCGTTGGAGTCAAACTCCCGTATCCTCGAGGAGGATGTTGTCGGAAAAGAGCATTATGAGACAGCAAGACGTGTTCAGGAGATCCTTCAGAAATACACAGAGTTACAGGATATCATTGCAATTCTTGGTATGGAAGAGCTTTCCGAGGAGGATAAACTTGTTGTTTACCGTGCAAGAAAGATCCAGAAGTTCTTATCCCAGCCGTTCCACGTTGCAGAGAACTTTACCGGTGTACCGGGCAAATATGTGCCGTTAAAAGACACCGTACGCGGATTTAAGGCGATCGTTGACGGTGAGATGGATGAATATCCGGAAGCTGCTTTCTTTAACGTAGGAACGATCGAGGATGTCATTGAGCGGGCAAAGACAATGGGTAATACCGGTTCCGCCAGCTAG
- the atpG gene encoding ATP synthase F1 subunit gamma has translation MANTKEIQKRMKSIQDTMKITSAMYMISSAKLRSAKQKLENTEPYFYALQSAISRLLRHIPDAKSRYFDQREEIPDDKKRRGYIVITADKGLAGAYNHNVIKMAHELFEQGENNKLFVVGELGRQYFTKEGLEVDTEFKYTVQNPSLHRARVITERILELYNNNELDEVYIIYTKMENSFSMEAEMMKLLPLVKEDFMGKAPVDIYQEEIKADTTMQDILEHVVPNYVNGFIYGALVESFASEHNSRMMAMQAATDSAKEMLQTLSIEYNRVRQAAITQQITEVIGGAKAQKKKKKK, from the coding sequence ATGGCAAATACCAAGGAAATTCAGAAACGAATGAAAAGTATTCAGGATACGATGAAGATTACGAGTGCCATGTATATGATTTCCTCTGCAAAGTTAAGAAGTGCAAAGCAGAAGCTCGAAAATACAGAGCCGTATTTCTATGCGTTACAGTCTGCAATCTCACGACTGCTCCGTCATATTCCGGATGCTAAGAGCCGGTATTTTGACCAGCGCGAGGAGATTCCGGACGACAAAAAACGCAGGGGATACATTGTGATCACTGCAGATAAGGGACTGGCAGGTGCGTACAACCATAACGTCATTAAAATGGCGCATGAACTGTTTGAGCAGGGTGAAAACAACAAACTGTTCGTCGTCGGAGAGCTTGGAAGACAGTATTTTACCAAGGAAGGGTTAGAGGTAGATACCGAGTTTAAATATACGGTGCAAAATCCTTCCCTGCACAGAGCCAGAGTTATCACAGAACGTATTCTGGAGTTATACAATAACAACGAATTGGATGAGGTATACATCATTTATACGAAAATGGAGAATTCATTTTCCATGGAAGCGGAAATGATGAAACTGCTTCCACTGGTAAAAGAGGATTTCATGGGGAAAGCTCCTGTTGATATTTATCAGGAGGAGATCAAGGCAGATACGACCATGCAGGATATTTTAGAGCATGTTGTGCCGAACTATGTCAACGGATTTATTTACGGTGCACTCGTGGAGTCATTTGCCAGTGAGCACAATTCACGAATGATGGCGATGCAGGCGGCAACAGACAGTGCAAAAGAGATGCTGCAGACTTTGTCCATTGAATACAATCGTGTGCGTCAGGCTGCGATTACCCAGCAGATCACAGAGGTAATCGGCGGTGCGAAGGCACAGAAGAAAAAGAAGAAAAAATAG
- the atpA gene encoding F0F1 ATP synthase subunit alpha, translating into MGSISSEEIISILKTEIENYDMVSKDQEVGTVIWVGDGIATIYGIEHAMYGEIVIFENGVRGMVQDIKRDQIGCIIFGKDTEIKEGTKVTRTKKKAGIPVGDAYLGRIINALGAPIDGKGEIKADDYRAIEQEAPGIVDRQSVKQPMETGILAIDSMFPIGRGQRELIIGDRQTGKTSIAVDTILNQKGKDVVCIYVAIGQKASTVAKLVNTLTKNGAMDYSIVLSSTASESASLQYIAPYAGTALAEYFMYKGKDVLIVYDDLSKHAVAYRALSLLLERSPGREAYPGDVFYLHSRLLERSSKLNDELGGGSITALPIIETQAGDVSAYIPTNVISITDGQIFLESDLFNSGMRPAVNVGLSVSRVGGAAQTKAMKKASGTIRIDLAQYREMEVFTQFSSDLDDMTKEQLQYGKGLMELLKQPLCHPMSLADQVITLVAANKRLLLDVDIKQMKEFQGRLLDFFKIEHKDVVDAINEKKVLDDGITEKIVEAVKEFKSR; encoded by the coding sequence GTGGGTTCTATCAGTTCAGAAGAGATTATATCTATCCTGAAAACAGAAATAGAGAACTATGACATGGTAAGCAAAGACCAGGAAGTCGGAACTGTCATCTGGGTCGGTGATGGTATTGCAACGATTTATGGGATTGAGCATGCGATGTATGGTGAGATCGTTATCTTTGAGAACGGTGTCCGCGGAATGGTACAGGATATCAAACGCGATCAGATAGGCTGTATTATTTTTGGTAAAGACACAGAGATCAAAGAGGGAACGAAAGTAACCAGAACTAAGAAAAAAGCAGGTATTCCGGTAGGTGATGCTTACCTTGGAAGAATTATTAATGCCCTTGGAGCCCCGATCGATGGAAAAGGTGAGATCAAAGCAGATGATTACCGTGCCATCGAGCAGGAAGCACCGGGTATCGTAGACAGACAGTCCGTAAAACAGCCAATGGAGACAGGTATTCTAGCAATCGATTCCATGTTCCCAATCGGACGTGGACAGCGTGAGCTGATCATCGGTGACCGTCAGACCGGTAAAACATCGATCGCAGTAGATACCATCTTAAACCAGAAAGGCAAAGATGTTGTCTGCATTTACGTTGCAATCGGTCAGAAGGCATCTACGGTTGCAAAATTGGTGAATACACTGACAAAGAACGGTGCCATGGATTATTCCATCGTGCTTTCCTCGACAGCGAGTGAATCTGCATCCTTACAGTACATCGCTCCGTATGCAGGAACAGCACTTGCAGAGTACTTCATGTACAAAGGAAAAGATGTCCTGATCGTATATGATGATCTCTCCAAACATGCAGTGGCATACCGTGCACTGTCATTACTTTTAGAGCGTTCACCGGGACGTGAGGCATATCCGGGAGACGTATTCTATTTACATTCAAGATTATTAGAGCGTTCCAGTAAGTTAAACGACGAGTTAGGCGGAGGTTCCATTACCGCACTGCCAATCATCGAGACACAGGCAGGCGATGTTTCCGCTTACATTCCTACGAACGTTATTTCCATTACAGATGGTCAGATTTTCTTAGAGAGTGATCTGTTCAACTCCGGTATGAGACCGGCGGTCAACGTAGGTCTTTCCGTATCCCGTGTAGGTGGTGCGGCACAGACAAAGGCAATGAAAAAAGCATCCGGTACGATCCGTATCGATCTGGCGCAGTACCGTGAGATGGAAGTGTTTACACAGTTCAGCTCCGATCTGGATGATATGACGAAAGAGCAGTTACAGTATGGTAAAGGACTGATGGAGCTCTTAAAACAGCCGCTCTGCCATCCGATGAGCCTCGCAGATCAGGTAATTACACTGGTTGCAGCAAACAAACGTCTGCTTTTGGATGTGGATATCAAACAGATGAAAGAGTTCCAGGGAAGATTACTGGATTTCTTTAAAATCGAGCATAAAGATGTCGTTGATGCCATCAACGAGAAAAAAGTGCTGGATGATGGGATTACAGAAAAGATCGTAGAGGCAGTCAAAGAATTTAAGAGCAGGTGA
- the atpH gene encoding ATP synthase F1 subunit delta: MTQTANNYATVLLELGVTREAVDETKEILSLTQDLPKSLKSPVVSKQEKHKLIDRIFPESMKNFLKVVCDYGEADLLEEIFAAYDVVEAEKNGILQAKLEYVLEPTEDEVAQMKAYLAKKYQKDKVALALEKKPELIGGFVLRVGDIEEDYSMKGRLNRLERRLAWR; encoded by the coding sequence ATGACGCAGACAGCAAATAATTATGCAACGGTTCTCTTAGAACTTGGTGTGACAAGAGAAGCTGTTGATGAGACAAAAGAGATTCTTTCTCTGACCCAGGATCTGCCGAAGAGTTTAAAAAGCCCGGTTGTGTCAAAACAGGAGAAACATAAGCTGATCGACCGGATCTTTCCGGAATCAATGAAAAATTTTCTGAAGGTGGTTTGCGATTACGGTGAGGCAGATCTCCTTGAGGAAATTTTTGCCGCATATGATGTAGTGGAAGCGGAGAAAAATGGTATCCTTCAGGCAAAACTGGAGTATGTCTTAGAGCCGACAGAGGATGAAGTGGCACAGATGAAGGCATATCTTGCAAAGAAATATCAGAAAGATAAAGTTGCGCTTGCATTGGAAAAGAAGCCGGAACTGATCGGTGGATTTGTACTGCGGGTAGGAGATATAGAAGAAGATTACAGCATGAAAGGGCGCTTAAATCGGTTAGAGAGAAGATTAGCGTGGAGGTGA
- the atpF gene encoding F0F1 ATP synthase subunit B has translation MQLLRIDWNVVFTIINLIVLYLGLRKFLIGPVTNVMEQRKQMIEGQIADANNLKAEAGDLKKQYEGMLAQAHEESAELLEKTRKSAQAEYENRINVADAEAEKIIENAHKTVELERDKTVQDLQSQIAVLAVAAAGKVLGEASTNENNRLLYQQFLTKAGGVNDADSK, from the coding sequence ATGCAATTATTAAGAATAGATTGGAACGTCGTCTTTACCATCATTAACCTGATCGTTCTGTATCTGGGACTTCGTAAGTTTTTAATTGGTCCTGTCACGAATGTTATGGAGCAGCGTAAGCAGATGATCGAAGGTCAGATCGCAGATGCCAACAATTTAAAGGCAGAAGCGGGAGACTTAAAGAAACAGTATGAGGGAATGCTTGCACAGGCGCATGAGGAATCTGCAGAACTGCTTGAGAAAACTCGTAAGAGTGCACAGGCAGAGTATGAGAACAGAATCAATGTGGCGGATGCGGAAGCAGAAAAGATCATCGAGAATGCCCATAAGACCGTGGAACTCGAACGTGACAAAACTGTGCAGGATCTTCAGTCACAGATTGCAGTTCTTGCAGTGGCAGCAGCAGGAAAAGTACTTGGTGAGGCAAGTACGAACGAGAATAACCGGTTACTGTATCAACAGTTTTTGACAAAAGCAGGTGGTGTGAATGACGCAGACAGCAAATAA
- the atpE gene encoding ATP synthase F0 subunit C has product MTSLIAIGAGIAALTGIGAGIGIGLATSKATDAIARQPEADGKITKALLLGCALAEGTAIFGMVVAILIILFLG; this is encoded by the coding sequence ATGACATCATTAATCGCAATTGGAGCAGGAATCGCAGCATTAACAGGTATTGGAGCAGGTATCGGTATCGGCCTTGCAACATCTAAGGCAACAGACGCTATCGCAAGACAGCCGGAAGCAGACGGAAAAATCACAAAAGCATTATTACTTGGTTGTGCACTTGCCGAAGGTACTGCAATTTTCGGTATGGTTGTTGCAATTTTAATTATCTTATTCTTAGGTTAA
- a CDS encoding F0F1 ATP synthase subunit A, whose translation MEELNCETAFTIPVFGGIPVAESVVVTWIIMAVLLVAAFFLGRNLRVENVGKRQLAVETVVGGLHNFFYDLLGEEGKRYIPYLMTVGIYIAVANMIGLFGLKSPTKDVGVTGALALMSIVLIEYSGVHAKGVKGFLKSFAEPIPLMLPMNILEIFIRPLSLCMRLFGNILGAFVIMELIKIVAPLLVPVPLSLYFDLFDGFIQAYVFVFLTSLFIKESVE comes from the coding sequence ATGGAAGAACTTAATTGTGAGACAGCATTCACGATTCCGGTATTTGGAGGTATTCCGGTTGCCGAATCAGTGGTAGTGACATGGATCATTATGGCAGTTCTTTTGGTAGCAGCATTTTTCTTAGGAAGAAACCTGCGTGTAGAGAACGTAGGAAAACGTCAGCTGGCAGTGGAGACAGTTGTTGGTGGACTGCATAACTTCTTTTACGATTTGCTTGGAGAGGAAGGAAAACGTTATATTCCTTATTTAATGACAGTAGGAATTTATATTGCAGTTGCTAATATGATCGGGCTGTTCGGATTGAAATCCCCGACAAAGGATGTCGGTGTTACCGGTGCGCTTGCTTTAATGAGTATTGTACTGATCGAATATTCGGGAGTACATGCAAAAGGAGTGAAAGGTTTTCTGAAGAGTTTCGCCGAACCGATACCACTTATGTTACCAATGAATATACTGGAGATTTTTATTCGTCCATTATCATTGTGTATGCGTCTTTTTGGTAACATTTTAGGAGCATTTGTCATTATGGAGCTGATCAAGATTGTGGCACCGCTTTTAGTGCCGGTTCCGCTCAGTCTTTATTTTGACTTGTTTGACGGATTTATTCAGGCATATGTATTTGTATTTTTAACATCCTTATTTATTAAGGAAAGCGTCGAGTAA
- a CDS encoding fibronectin type III domain-containing protein, protein MNKKWTKSLLMILLCVCCMFMFKSIKVNAAMTDEAEDYELEEVYNGTITSPSPWYTTHRYYKFSISKKSHVTLSATVDSATNYGMCIYNSDGKIVLNGNDLQYESNVATGKFKTSQSRTLPKGIYYLDITKGGTEISTVYSFKIQAEKQIKLSKGTISSLKNNKKGQMTVKCKSAVNAIGYRIQYSTNYKFKKGVKTVYSPTTTYTIKKLAKGKRYYVKVCPYTVYNDGTYVFGQNSYVKQVFIKK, encoded by the coding sequence ATGAATAAAAAATGGACAAAAAGTTTGTTAATGATACTTTTATGCGTTTGCTGTATGTTTATGTTTAAAAGCATAAAAGTAAATGCAGCAATGACGGATGAGGCAGAAGATTATGAGTTGGAGGAAGTTTATAATGGAACAATAACAAGTCCTTCACCATGGTATACTACACACAGATATTACAAATTTAGTATTTCTAAAAAGTCACATGTTACTTTAAGTGCAACAGTAGATTCCGCTACAAATTATGGGATGTGTATATATAATTCAGATGGAAAAATTGTACTGAATGGTAATGATTTGCAATATGAAAGTAATGTAGCGACAGGAAAATTCAAAACTAGTCAGAGCAGGACTTTGCCGAAAGGAATATACTATTTAGATATTACAAAAGGTGGTACAGAAATAAGTACAGTATATTCTTTCAAAATCCAAGCAGAAAAACAGATTAAATTATCTAAAGGAACTATTAGCTCTTTAAAAAATAACAAAAAGGGTCAAATGACAGTTAAGTGTAAATCAGCAGTAAATGCGATTGGTTATAGAATCCAATATTCTACAAATTACAAATTTAAAAAGGGAGTAAAAACTGTATATTCACCAACGACAACTTATACAATAAAAAAATTAGCAAAGGGAAAAAGATATTATGTTAAGGTGTGTCCATATACAGTTTACAATGATGGTACATATGTATTTGGACAGAATTCATATGTAAAGCAAGTATTCATAAAGAAATAG